CGGCACTCCTCCCGGTCGGCGGCTGGGGACCGTACCTGGGCCACGGCCACCTGGACGCCGCCCGGGCCGCGCGCGCCCTGGAACTGCTGAGGCCGCGCGCCGCGGTCCCGGTGCACTACGGGACGTACTGGCCGATCGGGATGGACGGTGTCCGGCCGCACGAGTTCCACGCGCCGGGCGACGAGTTCGTCCGGCAGGCCGCGCGGCTGGTGCCGGAGGTGGCGGTGCATCTGCTGGGGCACGGGGAGCATGTGAGACCGGGGGCCGGCCGGTGATACAGGAGGTGCTCCGGCAGCTGCCGACGGAGTCGACGCAGCAGGCGGTCGGCTATCCGTCGCTGTTCGCCCTGGTGTCGCTCGGTTCGCTGGTCCCGGTGATCCCGACGGGAGTGCTGGTGAGTTCGGCCGCGGTGGTGGCCTTCCACCAGACGTCACCGTTCGCGCTGCTCGTGGTCTTCGCCGTGGCGTCCGCCGCGGCGTTCCTCGGGGACCTGTGCCTGTACTGGCTGGGGCAGCGCGGGGTGCGGTCGAAGAACGGCTCGAAGTGGCTGGCTGCGATCACCCGGCGGGCCGCCCCGGAACGCCTGGCCCAGGCGCGGGGGAAACTGGAGGAGCACGGCGTCGTGGTGCTGGTGCTGTCGCGGCTGGTGCCGGCGGGCCGTATCCCGGTGATGCTGGCGTGCCTGCTTGGCCGGATGCCGTTGCGGCAGTTCGCGCGGGGGGACGTCCCGGCGTGCCTGGCGTGGGCGGCGACGTATCAGCTGATCGGGATCCTGGGCGGCTCGCTGTTCCCCGACCCCTGGCAGGGGCTCCTCGCGGCGGTCGCGCTGACACTGCTGATCAGCGGGACCCCGGCCCTCTGGCGCCGGATGCGGGCGCGCTGGGCGCACTGAACCGCGAGGCGCGCGCCCGCCCGCACCGCTTCCGGAACCCGCCCACGCCGCTTCCGGAACCCGCCCGCAGGGCTCCGGCCCCCTTCCGCCCGGAGTCCTCAGCCGTCCAGGACGCGTGAGCCGCCGACGGGCAGGTCCCAGAGGTCGGAGCGCGGGTACCCGGCCCGCCGCCAGGCGGTGCGCAGCCGGGTCAGCGGTTCGAGCACCGGTTCGGCGGAGAGCAGGAAGGTCGCCCAGTGCATGGGCGCCATCGCGCGGGCGCCCAGGTCCGCGTATGCCTTGACGGCCTCCTCGGGGTCGGTGTGCACGTCCGAGAGCCACCAGCGCGGCTCGTACGCCCCGATGGGCAGGAGGGCGAGGTCGATCCCGGGGTAGCGGCGGCCGATCTCCTCGAACCAGTGGCCGTATCCGGTGTCGCCGGCGAAGTAGACGCGCCGGCCCCGGGCGTCGCCGAGCATCCAGCCGCCCCAGAGGGACCGGCAGGTGTCGGTGAGGGTGCGCTTGGACCAGTGGTGGGAGGGAACGAAGTCGAAGCGGACGCCGTCCAGCTCGGCCCGTTCCCACCAGTCGAGCTCGGTGACGCAGGTGAAGCGCCTCCGCCGGAACCAGCGGCCCAGTCCCGCCGGGACGAAGAGCGGGGTCCGGCGGGGCAGCCGGCGCAGGGTGGGGGCGTCCAGGTGGTCGTAGTGGTTGTGGCTGATGAGGACCGCGTCCACCGCCGGCAGCTCGTGCCAGGGCACGCCGACCGGGGTGATCCTGGCGGGGGTGCCGAGGATGCGCCGTGACCAGACGGGGTCGGTGAGGACGGTCAGGCCGCCGATGCGCACGATCCAGCTGGCGTGGCCCGCCCAGGTCACCGCGCAGGCGTCCTTCCGGACGGCGGGCAGCGGCCCGGGGGCGTACGGCAGCCGGCAGACGTCCCGCAGTCCCTCGGCTCCGGGCCGCAGCCCGTGCTCCCGGGCCAGGCGCGTCATGCCCCTGACACCAGGGAGGGGGGCGGTGAGGCGGTCCGCGAAACTGCGGGGCCAGGACCGGACCTCGCCGAGCGGCCGGGCCGTGGACGTGCCGCGGCCCGCGGGCCTGCCGCCGGAGCCCGGGAGGGAGCGCTCGGTCTGTTCCGTCATCGAGAGGCTCCCGTCATCGGAGTTCGTCGAGGGCTGCTGCGAACATGCTCAGCGCTTGTGCCACATGGGGCAATCGCAAGGGCTCCACAGCGGTGAGGGACGCCTCCTGCTCCTCGGGGGTTGAGCCGAGGAGCGGACCCGTGCCGAACCGCACGCGCAGGGCGCCCAGTTCGTCGCCGAAGCGGTGACCGCCGGGGACCGGGGTGCCGAGCCGGTCCGTCAGGTACTCCTCCAGTTCCATGGAGTCCGTCACGCCCCGGGCGGCCAGCCCGGGGCGGAGCGGGCCGAGGTCGGCGTAGAGGTGGCGGCCCGCCTGCGGGGGCCGGGCCAGCGCGCCCGCGGCCAGGACGGCGTGGTGGACGGCCGTGGCGAGGCTCGCGTGCAGGGCGGCGGCGAGACGGGCCCGCCCGGTGACCGCGTCGGGCTCCCGCAGCGCGTGGGCGGCGGCGTGGGCGACGGGGGCGGCGACCCGCGCGCCCAGAGCGGTGAGGATGTCCAGGACCCGGGCCCCCCGGGCGGCGGCGCGCCCGGTGGCGGGGAACCGCGCCACGGCGACCGGCCAGGCGGCGGGGGCCAGCGCTCCGGCCAGATCGGTCAGGACGGTGACGTCGTCGGGCCACATCTCGGCGGGGCTGAGCAGGACCGTGTCGCGCGGGCGGTGCAGGGTGTCCCGCCAGCTCTCGTCGCTCACGATGTGCAGCCCTTCGCCCACCGCGGCCTCGCAGACCTCGCGGACCAGCTCTGGCGGGGCGACGGTGGCGGTCGGGTCGTCGGCCACGGAGATCAGCAGCAGCCGGGGCCTGCCCCCTTCGGCGCGCACCCGGCGCACGGTCTCCAGGAGGGCGTACGGGTCGGGGATGCCGCCGCACTCGGCCGGGGTCGGTACCAGGTAGGCGGGCCGGCCCAGGAGCCCGGCCTGGGGCATCCAGGTGGCCGGGCAGGGCCGGGGCATGAGCACGTCGCCCCCGTACGCGGCCATGAGCGCGAAGAGCAGGGGCGGCGCGCCGGGTGCCGCCACGACGTCCCCGGGCCCGCCGTGCAGTCCCCGCCGCCAGTAGGCGTCGGCGGCCGACCGCAGGGCCGTCCCCCCGCCCGGCGGTTCCGGCCGGGCGTGCCC
This DNA window, taken from Streptomyces nitrosporeus, encodes the following:
- a CDS encoding DedA family protein: MIQEVLRQLPTESTQQAVGYPSLFALVSLGSLVPVIPTGVLVSSAAVVAFHQTSPFALLVVFAVASAAAFLGDLCLYWLGQRGVRSKNGSKWLAAITRRAAPERLAQARGKLEEHGVVVLVLSRLVPAGRIPVMLACLLGRMPLRQFARGDVPACLAWAATYQLIGILGGSLFPDPWQGLLAAVALTLLISGTPALWRRMRARWAH
- a CDS encoding MBL fold metallo-hydrolase — protein: MTEQTERSLPGSGGRPAGRGTSTARPLGEVRSWPRSFADRLTAPLPGVRGMTRLAREHGLRPGAEGLRDVCRLPYAPGPLPAVRKDACAVTWAGHASWIVRIGGLTVLTDPVWSRRILGTPARITPVGVPWHELPAVDAVLISHNHYDHLDAPTLRRLPRRTPLFVPAGLGRWFRRRRFTCVTELDWWERAELDGVRFDFVPSHHWSKRTLTDTCRSLWGGWMLGDARGRRVYFAGDTGYGHWFEEIGRRYPGIDLALLPIGAYEPRWWLSDVHTDPEEAVKAYADLGARAMAPMHWATFLLSAEPVLEPLTRLRTAWRRAGYPRSDLWDLPVGGSRVLDG
- a CDS encoding aminotransferase class I/II-fold pyridoxal phosphate-dependent enzyme — translated: MQGSERDRPRPAGADRRAGRERDAAGDGGLRQDRGPVRYGPPAPEHGLPVLPELAGVLAASAGHARPEPPGGGTALRSAADAYWRRGLHGGPGDVVAAPGAPPLLFALMAAYGGDVLMPRPCPATWMPQAGLLGRPAYLVPTPAECGGIPDPYALLETVRRVRAEGGRPRLLLISVADDPTATVAPPELVREVCEAAVGEGLHIVSDESWRDTLHRPRDTVLLSPAEMWPDDVTVLTDLAGALAPAAWPVAVARFPATGRAAARGARVLDILTALGARVAAPVAHAAAHALREPDAVTGRARLAAALHASLATAVHHAVLAAGALARPPQAGRHLYADLGPLRPGLAARGVTDSMELEEYLTDRLGTPVPGGHRFGDELGALRVRFGTGPLLGSTPEEQEASLTAVEPLRLPHVAQALSMFAAALDELR